A stretch of the Clostridiales bacterium genome encodes the following:
- a CDS encoding helix-turn-helix domain-containing protein, with translation MKPQPVHIGLLNAEEIPDEIRVSLNAGCGTARGNGMIFIRAGGQYLCCEDSEAGEDLIRAVTGNRDTGTRPADPWQKALRGDVSDGIIRDNVSRCVIVFRASSGQDKLPGRALFEELIPMETGDAITETNGEIVLIKQADGLSEEEITEFTAAVTDTAETEAGIRLQAGIGRLTRNASELKDSFNKAETAISLGKRFLAGESVYAYGHLAAERLLDAVSPGERARLRKELFTPETRKLLSGEMMETIDAFFRNDLNLSTTAREMFIHRNTLIYRLDKIRKVTGYDLRHFQDAVAFRLLSRLPENEE, from the coding sequence ATGAAGCCGCAGCCTGTTCATATCGGCCTGCTGAACGCGGAAGAAATACCGGATGAAATCCGGGTAAGCCTGAATGCCGGCTGTGGTACTGCACGCGGAAATGGGATGATATTTATCCGTGCAGGCGGTCAATACCTTTGCTGTGAGGACAGTGAAGCCGGGGAAGACCTGATCCGGGCTGTAACAGGGAACCGGGATACCGGTACCCGGCCTGCAGATCCGTGGCAAAAAGCATTACGGGGCGATGTCTCCGATGGAATTATCCGCGACAACGTTTCCCGATGCGTGATTGTGTTCCGGGCTTCGTCCGGGCAGGATAAGCTTCCGGGACGCGCATTGTTTGAAGAACTGATTCCGATGGAAACGGGCGATGCCATTACGGAAACAAACGGTGAAATTGTTCTGATCAAGCAGGCGGATGGACTGAGTGAGGAAGAAATCACCGAGTTTACGGCGGCTGTAACGGATACTGCGGAAACCGAAGCCGGAATACGCCTGCAGGCCGGTATCGGAAGGCTGACCCGGAATGCGTCGGAACTGAAGGACAGCTTCAATAAAGCGGAAACGGCAATCAGCCTCGGGAAACGTTTCCTTGCCGGAGAATCTGTATATGCATACGGACACCTTGCCGCAGAACGGCTTCTAGATGCCGTTTCCCCCGGAGAACGCGCCCGGCTGCGAAAAGAACTGTTTACTCCGGAAACCAGGAAGCTCCTGTCCGGCGAGATGATGGAGACGATTGATGCCTTTTTCCGGAATGACCTGAACCTGTCCACCACGGCGAGGGAAATGTTCATTCACCGGAATACCCTGATATACCGGCTGGACAAGATCCGGAAAGTGACCGGATACGATCTGCGCCATTTTCAGGATGCGGTGGCATTCCGCCTGCTGAGCAGGCTGCCTGAAAACGAGGAATAA
- a CDS encoding S41 family peptidase: MKKRLLMLVVLAICMCLLTGCVGSEIFGLRSPWLESIFGEDTEEENETRPADNQSDTVTISREEYEQYQQFNELIDLIDFAENAFYKDTDREKMLQYAAKGLMAGLDDPYSFYYTPDEWSTMWEDDEGEYEGIGVLINANYKTGICTIIRVFKGSPAEEAGVQRGDILYRVGEDLYVTAETLQDAVDIMKGQAGSSVDVTFIRNEEEITYNIMRRKVNVNQVESTMLDKDIGYIALYQFAGNAEKEFETAMRKLITGGAKGLIIDLRDNPGGWVEQARYIADLFMDKGELCYLVYKDGYEDHTEYLTRDGKVNVKLVVLMNENSASSSEILAGALRDCADATLVGTVSFGKGIVQAVTEVGKKGAGFQMTVASYRTPKGTEVHEVGIIPDVEVKLPEGDNGMYDFADLEHDVQLQEALEAMKEKLK, encoded by the coding sequence ATGAAGAAAAGACTGCTGATGCTTGTTGTACTGGCAATATGCATGTGCCTGCTGACCGGATGCGTGGGATCGGAAATATTCGGCCTGAGATCCCCCTGGCTCGAAAGCATTTTCGGGGAGGACACAGAAGAAGAGAATGAAACCCGGCCGGCGGACAACCAGAGCGATACAGTTACGATCAGCCGGGAAGAATATGAACAATACCAGCAGTTCAATGAACTGATTGACCTGATCGATTTTGCCGAGAATGCGTTCTATAAGGATACCGACCGTGAAAAAATGCTGCAGTACGCAGCCAAAGGGCTGATGGCCGGGCTGGATGATCCCTATTCCTTTTATTATACCCCGGATGAATGGTCAACCATGTGGGAAGATGATGAGGGTGAGTATGAGGGCATCGGCGTACTGATCAACGCCAATTACAAAACCGGAATCTGCACAATCATCCGCGTATTCAAGGGCAGCCCTGCAGAAGAAGCCGGTGTGCAGCGCGGAGATATCCTGTATAGAGTCGGTGAAGATCTGTATGTTACCGCCGAAACCCTTCAGGATGCCGTGGATATCATGAAAGGACAGGCCGGATCCTCTGTGGATGTAACCTTTATCCGCAACGAGGAGGAAATCACCTACAACATCATGCGGCGGAAGGTTAACGTGAACCAGGTGGAAAGCACGATGCTGGACAAAGACATCGGATACATCGCGCTGTACCAGTTTGCCGGAAACGCTGAAAAGGAATTCGAAACAGCCATGCGCAAGCTGATCACCGGCGGCGCAAAGGGACTGATTATCGACCTGCGCGACAACCCGGGAGGATGGGTGGAACAGGCGCGGTATATTGCGGACCTGTTTATGGACAAAGGCGAGCTTTGCTATCTTGTCTACAAAGATGGATACGAGGATCACACGGAATACCTGACCCGGGACGGCAAGGTGAATGTAAAGCTGGTTGTACTGATGAATGAAAACAGCGCCAGCAGTTCTGAAATACTGGCCGGAGCACTGCGGGACTGCGCAGACGCGACCCTGGTAGGAACCGTCAGTTTCGGCAAAGGAATCGTACAGGCTGTTACCGAGGTCGGCAAGAAAGGGGCCGGATTCCAGATGACGGTTGCTTCCTACCGAACCCCCAAAGGAACCGAGGTTCATGAAGTCGGCATCATCCCCGACGTGGAGGTGAAACTGCCGGAGGGAGACAACGGCATGTATGACTTTGCCGACCTGGAACATGATGTTCAGCTGCAAGAGGCGCTGGAGGCCATGAAGGAAAAACTGAAATGA
- a CDS encoding ABC transporter permease subunit: MQKSKKVREGVAFLLGIALILILIEAGSALKGDRLVFPTAGGISRAFIRLISSGTTWNRIGTTLLHIIEALVISVLIGTGLGIAEGLAPFLHAILRPLMALLRSLPMILLVIIIMVIAPYSMVPVLTAGMVLIPMISEAGYEGVVRMDPELIDVYRMNSGLNLTIIVRVYLPMISGYMKQAFINAAGMGLKVIVTSEYLVQTRDSLGKTIYTASYFNEYPEIYAYALIMIGLVLLLTGLPKLIIRAAERSRKPVTSAQSPAQ, translated from the coding sequence ATGCAGAAAAGTAAAAAAGTCCGGGAAGGCGTGGCTTTCCTGCTTGGAATCGCACTGATCCTGATCCTGATTGAAGCGGGAAGTGCTCTGAAGGGCGACCGGCTGGTTTTCCCCACTGCAGGGGGAATCAGCCGGGCTTTCATACGCCTGATTTCAAGCGGCACTACATGGAACAGGATCGGAACCACCCTTCTGCACATCATCGAGGCGCTGGTGATTTCTGTGCTGATCGGCACAGGACTCGGGATTGCGGAAGGACTGGCTCCGTTTCTGCATGCGATACTGCGCCCGCTGATGGCTTTGCTGAGATCCCTGCCGATGATCCTGCTGGTAATCATCATCATGGTGATTGCACCCTACTCCATGGTGCCGGTACTTACAGCCGGGATGGTGCTGATTCCGATGATCAGCGAGGCAGGATACGAAGGCGTCGTCCGGATGGATCCGGAACTGATTGATGTTTACCGGATGAACAGCGGCCTGAACCTGACAATCATAGTCCGGGTCTACCTGCCGATGATAAGCGGATATATGAAACAGGCGTTTATCAACGCAGCCGGAATGGGACTGAAGGTGATTGTGACATCCGAGTACCTGGTGCAGACCCGGGATTCCCTCGGCAAGACAATCTATACCGCAAGCTACTTCAATGAATACCCTGAAATTTATGCGTACGCGCTGATTATGATCGGTCTCGTGCTTCTGCTGACCGGTCTGCCGAAGCTTATCATCCGTGCGGCGGAAAGAAGCAGGAAACCGGTTACCAGCGCGCAATCTCCTGCTCAATGA
- a CDS encoding glycosyltransferase family 1 protein, giving the protein MKITLLSVGSTGDVRPFILIGRALKSRGHAVTITAFSRFAETVTAAGLNFHALSGSVEKMMESIMEPDTSGVTYLPRLWKGVKDTAPEMLQDMLDSCRGADAMVCNFFGSVYYSIAEKYGIPCIQVNLFPMDPTGDVPISAVRNQRLGSFLNKSTYKAGYYLIGTIEKHVLGQWRRSSGLTDRRPAIRPDYRIGSHVVPVIYPISPCLFPRPEDWGEHVHMSGFCFDESPVVYDPPRELTGFLSAGEKPVYIGFGSMNSGDMNRLLSMVLRAVHAAGIRAVISAGWHGRKLKSGRSVIFVDDVPHDWLFPRVSAVVHHGGAGTTAAGLRYGKPALVIPFAGDQTFWGTRVYRVGCGPKPVPRASLTVHRLTKALLDLKSNSSYYENARHISESLGREHGVLAAADLIEQEIARW; this is encoded by the coding sequence ATGAAAATCACCCTTCTTTCGGTCGGTTCCACCGGGGATGTCCGCCCGTTTATCCTGATCGGCCGTGCACTGAAATCCCGCGGACACGCCGTAACAATCACCGCTTTTTCCCGTTTCGCGGAAACCGTCACGGCAGCCGGGCTGAATTTCCATGCTCTGAGCGGCAGCGTGGAGAAAATGATGGAATCCATCATGGAGCCGGACACAAGCGGGGTAACCTATCTTCCCCGTCTCTGGAAAGGTGTAAAGGATACCGCCCCTGAAATGCTGCAGGATATGCTCGACAGCTGCCGCGGGGCGGATGCCATGGTCTGCAATTTTTTTGGCTCCGTATATTACTCCATTGCGGAGAAATACGGTATTCCCTGTATTCAGGTCAATCTGTTCCCGATGGATCCCACCGGGGATGTTCCGATTTCTGCGGTTCGGAATCAGCGGCTTGGATCATTTCTCAACAAATCCACATACAAGGCCGGATATTATCTGATCGGCACGATCGAAAAGCATGTTCTCGGTCAATGGCGCCGCAGCAGCGGCCTTACAGACCGACGGCCTGCCATCCGTCCCGATTACCGGATCGGTTCCCATGTGGTACCGGTGATATATCCCATCAGTCCGTGCCTTTTCCCGCGTCCGGAGGACTGGGGAGAACATGTCCATATGAGCGGCTTCTGCTTTGATGAATCGCCGGTCGTATATGATCCTCCCCGGGAACTGACAGGATTCCTGTCTGCCGGCGAGAAGCCCGTATATATTGGATTTGGTTCCATGAATTCCGGTGATATGAACCGGTTGCTTTCCATGGTCCTGCGTGCTGTTCACGCCGCCGGAATCCGTGCGGTTATTTCTGCCGGCTGGCATGGCCGGAAATTAAAATCCGGCCGTTCCGTAATCTTTGTGGATGATGTTCCTCATGACTGGCTTTTTCCGCGCGTCAGCGCTGTCGTTCATCATGGAGGGGCCGGAACAACTGCCGCGGGACTTCGCTATGGAAAGCCTGCCCTTGTCATCCCGTTTGCCGGAGACCAGACATTCTGGGGCACCCGGGTTTACAGGGTCGGCTGCGGCCCGAAGCCTGTTCCGCGCGCTTCCCTGACAGTACACCGCCTGACGAAAGCCCTGCTGGATCTGAAAAGCAACTCCTCATATTATGAAAATGCCCGGCACATCAGCGAATCGCTGGGCCGGGAGCATGGTGTCCTTGCAGCTGCAGACCTCATTGAGCAGGAGATTGCGCGCTGGTAA
- a CDS encoding SPFH domain-containing protein: MGILDKIKGQLIDVIEWSDSSANTMVHKYDMNGKEIMNGAQLTVRESQVAIFVSEGQLADIFEPGRYELTTSNLPILTALKSWKYGFNSPFKSDVYFVNTKQFLDKKWGTSNPVMMRDAEFGMIRLRAFGIYSFKVNDAEKFLKEVFGTSALFTVDGVEGQIKRTLVSGLSDAIAESKIPALDLAANYEELSDYALKAINPKLAELGLTLCSFVIENISLPEDVEKAMDKRTSMGVLGNMDQYAKYQAAEAMREAANNENGGGMAGMGVGMGAGAAMGQMFAQSLNPSAAPAAPAAPAAGTVCGSCGAAVPAGAKFCPECGAKQNAGAFCVSCGAAIAAGAKFCPECGAKQ; this comes from the coding sequence ATGGGCATTCTGGACAAAATCAAAGGACAACTGATTGACGTTATCGAGTGGTCTGACAGTTCTGCCAACACCATGGTCCACAAGTATGACATGAACGGCAAGGAAATCATGAACGGTGCTCAGCTGACCGTGCGTGAAAGCCAGGTCGCCATCTTTGTGAGCGAAGGACAGCTGGCCGACATTTTCGAGCCCGGCCGTTATGAGCTGACCACGAGCAACCTGCCGATCCTGACTGCGCTTAAGAGCTGGAAATATGGATTCAACAGCCCTTTCAAATCCGATGTTTACTTCGTGAATACGAAGCAGTTCCTGGATAAAAAATGGGGAACCAGCAATCCTGTCATGATGCGGGATGCCGAGTTCGGAATGATCCGGCTGCGGGCTTTCGGCATCTACAGCTTCAAAGTCAATGATGCCGAGAAATTCCTGAAGGAAGTTTTCGGTACGAGTGCACTCTTCACCGTGGACGGTGTGGAAGGCCAGATCAAGCGGACGCTGGTCAGCGGCCTGAGCGATGCGATTGCTGAGAGCAAGATTCCCGCACTGGATCTTGCGGCGAATTATGAAGAGCTTTCCGATTATGCGCTCAAAGCCATCAATCCCAAACTGGCGGAACTCGGCCTGACCCTTTGCAGCTTCGTGATTGAAAACATCAGCCTTCCCGAAGATGTCGAAAAGGCGATGGACAAGCGGACCAGCATGGGTGTGCTGGGCAATATGGACCAGTATGCAAAATACCAGGCTGCTGAAGCCATGCGGGAAGCCGCCAACAACGAAAACGGCGGCGGAATGGCCGGCATGGGTGTCGGAATGGGTGCCGGCGCTGCGATGGGCCAGATGTTTGCACAGAGCCTGAATCCTTCTGCGGCTCCTGCGGCTCCCGCTGCACCGGCAGCCGGAACTGTGTGCGGGTCCTGCGGTGCTGCTGTTCCCGCTGGCGCGAAGTTCTGCCCGGAATGCGGTGCAAAGCAGAACGCAGGTGCTTTCTGCGTGAGCTGCGGAGCGGCGATTGCAGCCGGCGCGAAATTCTGCCCGGAGTGCGGTGCAAAGCAATAA
- a CDS encoding leucine-rich repeat domain-containing protein: MSDFIFSIRRDGSAQLDEFTGTGPDVIIPSAHEGHPVTAIADNAFSWHGTVRSVVIPDSVTVLGEAAFSWCESLVSVDIPDSVKTIGEWCFIGCSALRSVTIPPLVRKINYSTFQSCSSLVSVVFPDGLRSIGPEAFSECHSLASVRLPDGITSLGDNAFSSCDALQSVNLPDKLTSLGVNVFSGCTALAELIVSEKHPVFRVENGVLINRKEQRLIFHPFTSGAYSYQIPEGVSIISEEAFANRVHLTEIIIPDSVTVIEEKAFYGCRGLRSVRLPASLTRLGSYAFHGCTSLIEITLPDSLTTLEYSVFYACSTLVTVRLPASLRVISSCAFSGCGNLTTINFPEGLLDIGDSAFEGCRSLDNAVLPDSLETLGAHAFGSCDMLQAISLGSRLKVIAPRVFSRCRSLNQVTIPEGLVEIGSEAFVNCSNLLTLQLPESVSVIADDAFDECRHLMLFVWPDSPAKQYAMEHDMLFSEV; the protein is encoded by the coding sequence ATGTCTGATTTCATCTTCAGCATTCGGCGGGACGGTTCCGCACAGCTGGATGAGTTTACAGGCACCGGCCCTGATGTGATAATCCCTTCCGCTCATGAAGGACATCCGGTCACCGCAATCGCAGACAACGCGTTTTCCTGGCATGGTACTGTACGTTCCGTTGTCATTCCGGATTCAGTGACAGTTCTGGGAGAAGCCGCGTTTTCATGGTGTGAATCTCTTGTTTCTGTGGACATCCCCGATTCCGTCAAAACAATCGGTGAGTGGTGTTTTATCGGATGTTCCGCACTTCGGTCAGTCACGATTCCCCCGCTCGTCCGGAAAATCAACTATTCAACTTTTCAGTCATGCTCTTCCCTGGTTTCCGTTGTTTTTCCAGACGGACTCCGTTCAATCGGTCCGGAAGCCTTCTCGGAATGTCATTCCCTGGCATCCGTCAGGCTGCCGGATGGTATCACTTCCCTGGGGGATAACGCATTCAGTTCATGTGATGCTCTTCAGTCGGTCAATCTTCCGGATAAGCTGACTTCGTTGGGCGTCAATGTCTTCTCGGGCTGTACCGCTCTTGCTGAATTGATTGTTTCAGAGAAGCATCCGGTTTTTCGAGTTGAAAACGGCGTCCTGATCAACCGGAAAGAACAGCGGCTGATCTTTCATCCGTTTACATCCGGTGCCTATTCCTATCAGATTCCGGAGGGTGTCAGCATTATTTCAGAAGAAGCCTTTGCCAACCGTGTGCATCTTACGGAAATCATTATTCCCGACAGTGTCACCGTGATTGAGGAAAAAGCCTTCTACGGATGCCGCGGACTTCGTTCTGTCCGTCTTCCCGCATCGCTTACTCGTCTGGGAAGCTATGCATTCCATGGCTGTACTTCACTGATCGAAATCACACTGCCCGATAGTCTGACTACACTGGAATATTCTGTCTTTTATGCATGCTCCACGCTGGTAACGGTTCGTCTTCCCGCCTCCCTTCGTGTTATTTCATCCTGTGCGTTCAGCGGCTGCGGGAACCTCACCACCATCAATTTCCCGGAAGGACTGCTTGATATCGGGGATTCTGCCTTTGAGGGCTGCCGGTCGCTGGACAATGCTGTTCTTCCCGATTCTCTTGAAACACTCGGAGCCCATGCCTTTGGCTCCTGTGATATGCTGCAGGCGATTTCACTCGGAAGCCGCCTGAAGGTGATCGCCCCGCGTGTCTTTTCCCGCTGCCGGAGCCTCAACCAGGTCACCATTCCGGAAGGCCTGGTGGAGATCGGTTCCGAAGCATTTGTCAACTGCAGCAATCTGCTCACACTGCAGCTTCCTGAGTCCGTTTCCGTGATTGCAGACGATGCTTTTGACGAATGCCGCCATCTCATGCTCTTCGTCTGGCCTGATTCTCCGGCAAAGCAATATGCCATGGAACATGATATGCTGTTTTCAGAGGTGTGA
- a CDS encoding ROK family protein, protein MIRVGIDIGGTGIKVGLVDENLQLIGEGTIPTRTDIPFEEQVEAIARCVIETAAAAGFRRKEDIASVGVGIPGIANADGEVIKCTNMGWFHMPFREVFRKYLDVPVFIDNDANVAALAESVAGVSAGTSSSVFITIGTGIGSGIIINGRIWNGFHGIGGELGHVILDLDGVPCTCGNRGCLERYCSATALIRMGREAVRDNPDSLILSSVGGDPSGIEARTVIDAAREGDPVAMRVYGEYISCLAQAVASVVNLLDPEVVVIGGGVSKAGDFLMDPLRKEYPKYIIFNDQPMPEIKLAVLGSRAGVIGAAMLS, encoded by the coding sequence ATGATTCGTGTAGGAATTGACATTGGCGGAACCGGTATCAAGGTCGGCCTCGTGGATGAAAATCTGCAGCTTATCGGCGAAGGTACGATTCCGACCCGCACTGATATCCCGTTTGAAGAACAGGTTGAAGCAATTGCCCGCTGCGTTATCGAAACTGCTGCGGCCGCCGGTTTCCGTCGGAAAGAAGATATCGCCAGCGTCGGTGTCGGTATCCCCGGAATTGCCAATGCAGACGGCGAAGTGATCAAATGTACCAATATGGGCTGGTTCCATATGCCTTTCCGTGAAGTTTTCCGGAAATACCTGGATGTGCCGGTCTTCATTGATAACGACGCCAATGTCGCCGCCCTGGCAGAAAGTGTAGCCGGTGTCAGTGCCGGTACTTCCTCCAGTGTGTTCATTACCATCGGTACGGGAATCGGAAGCGGAATCATCATCAACGGAAGGATATGGAACGGTTTTCACGGAATCGGCGGAGAACTGGGCCATGTAATTCTGGATCTGGATGGAGTCCCCTGCACCTGTGGAAACCGCGGATGCCTCGAGCGTTACTGTTCAGCCACTGCGCTGATCCGGATGGGACGGGAAGCAGTCCGGGACAATCCGGATTCTCTCATCCTGTCGTCTGTTGGCGGAGACCCGTCCGGAATTGAAGCCCGTACGGTGATTGATGCGGCCCGCGAGGGGGATCCGGTTGCGATGCGCGTATACGGCGAATACATTTCCTGCCTTGCCCAGGCGGTTGCCAGCGTCGTCAATCTGCTGGATCCGGAAGTCGTGGTGATCGGCGGCGGTGTCAGCAAGGCCGGTGATTTCCTGATGGACCCGCTCCGGAAAGAATATCCGAAATACATCATTTTCAATGATCAGCCCATGCCCGAGATCAAACTGGCTGTTCTCGGCTCCCGTGCCGGTGTGATCGGCGCGGCAATGCTTTCCTGA
- the hprK gene encoding HPr(Ser) kinase/phosphatase, with translation MIKARDFQQALGLECLVSSLYDTWDILSPELNRPGMQFCGFYEFFAFERPQVIGKVEMAYLDKRTPEERRELLDRFFSYRIPCVIICRGMTPPPELLEAAERKQVFLFATKQVTTKFTVSAIHYLNRCLAPHITRHGVLLDVYGVGVMLSGKSGVGKSEAALELVKRGHMLVADDVVDICRISDDRLIGSCPEKVRHLMEIRGIGVIDIRAMFGIGAVAVSKTIDLILELEVWDDKKEYDRIGLEEETVDILGVPVPCQTIPIKPGRNLAIIVEAAARNLSLKRSGHSAIQELTSMAFPEA, from the coding sequence GTGATTAAGGCCCGTGATTTCCAGCAGGCGCTTGGCCTCGAGTGCCTTGTGTCCTCATTATATGATACCTGGGATATCCTTTCGCCGGAGCTGAACCGCCCCGGCATGCAGTTCTGCGGCTTTTATGAATTCTTTGCATTTGAACGTCCCCAGGTTATCGGCAAGGTGGAAATGGCCTACCTGGATAAACGGACTCCGGAGGAACGCCGTGAACTGCTCGACCGTTTTTTCTCCTACCGGATTCCCTGTGTGATCATCTGCCGTGGAATGACTCCCCCGCCGGAGCTGCTGGAAGCTGCTGAGCGGAAGCAGGTTTTCCTCTTTGCCACAAAACAGGTCACTACGAAATTTACGGTTTCCGCCATTCACTACCTCAACCGGTGCCTGGCTCCGCATATTACACGTCATGGTGTACTGCTGGATGTGTATGGAGTCGGTGTCATGCTTTCCGGGAAAAGCGGGGTCGGCAAGAGTGAAGCTGCCCTGGAGCTTGTCAAGCGCGGTCATATGCTTGTTGCGGATGATGTTGTGGATATTTGCCGTATTTCAGATGACCGTCTGATTGGTTCATGTCCGGAAAAAGTACGCCACCTGATGGAAATCCGCGGTATCGGCGTAATCGATATCCGGGCGATGTTCGGCATCGGTGCGGTCGCTGTCAGCAAAACCATCGACCTGATCCTTGAGCTTGAGGTTTGGGATGACAAAAAGGAATATGACCGGATTGGTCTGGAGGAAGAAACGGTTGATATCCTCGGTGTACCGGTTCCATGCCAGACAATCCCGATCAAACCCGGCCGTAATCTGGCCATCATTGTTGAAGCCGCTGCGCGAAACCTGAGTCTGAAACGCTCAGGACACAGCGCGATCCAGGAGCTCACCAGCATGGCTTTTCCCGAAGCCTGA
- a CDS encoding HAD family phosphatase — protein sequence MKAAAFDLDDTLLRDDLSISPYTLDVFHRLADRGFFFIADSGRTRLSMKPHVEKIGCVSLYIACNGAEIYDGRTHELLHAENFSMETAHEIVDFGAEYNAYTQAYDGAHFYFNQYSEYSERYARTSSLSGIYVGDLRKFIREPRNKILMMAEPAQVSAMLAEARRRFEGRVSITCSKPWFLEFNPVRATKGIALGFAADYLGISVKDIIAFGDSLNDVAMFEAAGRSVAVANARKDVQPLCDEICGSNNDDGVARYLSEHFLSGEVIP from the coding sequence TTGAAGGCAGCTGCTTTTGACCTGGATGATACCCTGCTGCGGGATGATCTGTCCATTTCCCCCTACACGCTGGATGTTTTTCACCGCCTTGCGGACCGTGGTTTCTTTTTCATCGCGGACAGCGGGCGGACCAGGCTGAGTATGAAGCCCCACGTGGAAAAGATCGGGTGTGTTTCCCTGTATATTGCCTGCAACGGCGCGGAAATATACGACGGAAGAACCCATGAGCTTCTTCACGCTGAAAACTTCAGCATGGAAACGGCGCATGAAATCGTGGACTTTGGTGCGGAATACAACGCATACACACAGGCATATGACGGCGCCCACTTTTACTTCAATCAGTATTCCGAATACTCCGAACGGTATGCGCGGACTTCCAGCCTGTCCGGGATCTACGTCGGTGACCTGCGGAAATTTATTCGGGAGCCGCGCAATAAAATCCTGATGATGGCGGAACCTGCTCAGGTTTCCGCTATGCTTGCCGAAGCCCGCAGGCGTTTTGAAGGCCGGGTCTCCATCACCTGCTCCAAACCATGGTTTCTGGAATTCAACCCGGTGCGTGCGACCAAGGGAATCGCCCTCGGGTTCGCTGCCGATTATCTGGGCATATCCGTTAAGGATATCATTGCCTTCGGTGACAGTCTCAATGATGTCGCAATGTTTGAAGCCGCGGGCCGTTCCGTTGCGGTCGCAAATGCCCGGAAGGATGTACAGCCCCTCTGTGATGAAATCTGCGGCAGCAACAATGACGATGGAGTCGCCCGTTATCTTTCGGAACACTTTCTTTCCGGGGAGGTAATACCGTGA